One Vitis riparia cultivar Riparia Gloire de Montpellier isolate 1030 chromosome 4, EGFV_Vit.rip_1.0, whole genome shotgun sequence genomic window carries:
- the LOC117912923 gene encoding exosome complex exonuclease RRP46 homolog, translated as MSMEIGRDDGRTANQLRPLACSRNILNRAHGSASWSQGDTKVLAAVYGPKAGTKKNENPEKACIEVVWKPKTGQIGKPEKEYEVILKRTLKSICLLNINPNTTTSIIIQVVSDDGALLPCAINAACAALVDAAIPLKHLAVAICCCLTESGYVILDPTKVEEQKMKAFAYLVFPNSAISIIPEGSSHMEGELMEHGIITSVTHGVMSVDDYLHCLERGQAASTKMSAFLRRSLQSQAPNDSSRAG; from the exons ATGAGTATGGAAATAGGTAGAGATGATGGCCGCACAGCAAACCAGCTGAGACCACTAGCTTGTTCTCGCAACATCCTCAATCGTGCTCATGGCTCTGCAAGTTGGTCTCAAG gAGATACCAAAGTTCTTGCAGCTGTTTATGGCCCAAAAGCAGGaacaaaaaagaatgaaaacccTGAGAAGGCTTGTATTGAAGTTGTTTGGAAACCCAAGACAGGGCAGAttg GGAAACCAGAAAAGGAGTATGAGGTGATACTGAAGAGGACTTTGAAAAGCATCTGCCTTTTGAATATCAATCCAAATACCACTACCTCAATTATAATTCAG GTTGTCAGTGATGATGGTGCT CTTCTGCCATGTGCCATAAATGCGGCATGTGCAGCCCTTGTAGATGCTGCAATTCCTCTCAAGCATCTTGCTG TTGCAATATGTTGCTGTCTGACAGAAAGCGGATATGTTATACTAGACCCAACCAAGGTAGAAGAGCAG AAAATGAAGGCATTTGCATACTTAGTCTTCCCCAATTCAGCGATCTCAATCATTCCAGAAGGATCGTCACACATGGAAGGGGAGCTGATGGAACATGGGATCATCACATCTGTTACACATGGAGTAATGTCAG TGGATGATTATCTTCACTGTCTTGAACGAGGACAGGCTGCAAGCACAAAGATGTCAGCTTTTCTAAGGAGAAGCTTGCAATCACAAGCCCCAAATGACTCATCTAGGGCTGGATGA
- the LOC117912438 gene encoding carotenoid 9,10(9',10')-cleavage dioxygenase 1-like, translating into MAKTKGLEFSNRRRRLHPEMASFSFALQVNLSNGLFHNHSISHSFDHLKTFLSSTVKKISVRTDIAKTLKNTSNRMLDAFVDSTFQFVSQPLLPSQKNFAPVEEIGEAVQVVCIEGIIPVDFRAGVYIRNGSNPLFGGLKSTISIFGRSSHIWVEGEGMLHAIYFMKDAHGDWIISYKNRYVESETFKLEKQRNKPSFLPAIEGDSPAIIAAYLLNMLRFGMVNKQVSSTSIFEHSGKFYAIAENHLPQEIDIFTLETLEEWDVNGAWDRPFTSHPKKAPGTGELVTIGMDGQKPFIVAGVISADGNMLSHKVDLKFNRATLIHEIGVTQKYNVIMDCPLTVDMNRLVAGGPLIKYDKEGYTRIGVMPRYGNADSVKWFDVEANCTLHILNSFEDGNEVVVRGCRALESIIPGPDHGLNKFEWFSMGFKPIEISNKNSNGFTQEGFLFAQVYEWRLNMETGEVKERNLTGTDFSMEFPMINEDFTGVKHKYGYTQVLDSMASSSCGMAKYGGLAKLYFEEQDKTLPARDGKKGQLIKVEYHRFEENNFCSGSAFVPKQGGVEEDDGWIISFVHNEDTNISQVHIIDARKFDSKPVAKITLPQRVPYGFHGTFIPMPRQA; encoded by the exons ATGGCAAAAACCAAAGGGCTTGAATTTTCTaatagaagaagaagacttCATCCAGAGATGGCATCCTTTTCGTTTGCTTTACAAGTGAATTTGTCTAATGGGCTCTTTCATAATCATTCTATCTCTCACAGCTTTGATCATCTCAAGACCTTTCTCTCCTCTACTGTAAAG AAAATATCAGTGAGAACTGACATTGCAAAAACCCTCAAAAACACTTCTAATAGAATGTTGGATGCATTTGTGGATTCTACATTTCAATTTGTCAGTCAACCCTTACTCCCATCTCAG AAAAACTTTGCACCAGTGGAAGAAATTGGAGAAGCTGTTCAGGTTGTTTGTATTGAAGGGATTATTCCAGTAGATTTTCGAGCCGGTGTTTACATAAGAAATG GTTCGAATCCTCTATTTGGAGGACTAAAATCTaccatttcaatttttggaaGATCAAGCCATATATGGGTAGAAGGAGAAGGAATGCTTCATGCCATATATTTTATGAAGGATGCTCATGGAGATTGGATCATCTCCTACAAAAACAGATATGTTGAGTCAGAGacattcaagctggagaaacaaagaaacaagCCATCCTTCCTTCCTGCTATTGAAGGAGATTCTCCAGCTATCATAGCAGCTTATCTTTTGAACATG TTGAGATTTGGAATGGTTAATAAACAAGTCAGCAGCACAAGTATTTTTGAGCATTCAGGGAAGTTCTATGCAATCGCAGAGAACCATCTGCCTCAAGAGATTGACATATTTACTCTGGAGACCTTGGAGGAGTGGGATGTCAATGGAGCTTGGGATCGGCCTTTCACTAGCCATCCAAAG AAAGCTCCAGGAACTGGGGAACTAGTTACCATTGGGATGGATGGACAGAAGCCTTTTATTGTGGCAGGAGTTATTTCTG CGGATGGAAATATGCTATCTCATAAAGTTGACCTCAAGTTTAATAGAGCTACTCTAATCCATGAAATAGGAGTTACACAGAA GTATAATGTAATCATGGATTGTCCTCTTACAGTAGACATGAACAGACTAGTTGCAGGAGGCCC ATTAATCAAGTATGATAAGGAAGGCTATACAAGGATTGGGGTCATGCCTCGTTATGGAAATGCAGATTCAGTTAAGTGGTTTGATGTAGAAGCAAATTGCACACTTCATATTCTCAATAGCTTTGAGGACGGAAATGAG GTAGTAGTAAGGGGGTGTAGAGCTCTTGAATCCATCATACCTGGCCCTGATCATGGtctaaataaatttgagtgGTTTTCAATGGGATTTAAACCTATAGAGATATCTAACAAAAATTCTAATGGTTTCACACAAGAGGGTTTCCTTTTTGCTCAAGTGTATGAATGGAGACTAAACATGGAAACTGGGGAGGTTAAGGAGAGAAATCTCACTGGGACAGATTTCTCCATGGAATTTCCTATGATCAATGAAGATTTTACAGGTGTTAAACACAAGTATGGTTACACCCAAGTCCTAGATTCCATGGCAAGCTCAAGCTGCG GCATGGCCAAATATGGAGGTCTAGCAAAATTGTACTTTGAAGAACAAGACAAGACACTACCTGCA AGGGATGGAAAGAAGGGGCAGCTGATAAAGGTGGAGTACCATAGATTTGAGGAAAACAACTTCTGCAGTGGAAGTGCCTTTGTCCCAAAACAGGGAGGtgttgaagaagatgatggtTGGATCATCTCTTTTGTTCACAATGAAGATACCAACATATCTCAA GTTCATATAATTGATGCAAGAAAGTTTGACAGCAAGCCAGTTGCAAAAATTACACTGCCTCAAAGGGTGCCATATGGCTTTCATGGAACCTTCATACCAATGCCCAGACAAGCTTAG
- the LOC117912465 gene encoding carotenoid 9,10(9',10')-cleavage dioxygenase 1-like, whose translation MAKYGGLAKLYFEEQDKTLPARDGKKGQLIKVEYHRFEENNFCSGSAFVPKQGGVEEDDGWIISFVHNEDTNISQVHIIDARKFDSKPVAKITLPQRVPYGFHGTFIPMPRQA comes from the exons ATGGCCAAATATGGAGGTCTAGCAAAATTGTACTTTGAAGAACAAGACAAGACACTACCTGCA AGGGATGGAAAGAAGGGGCAGCTGATAAAGGTGGAGTACCATAGATTTGAGGAAAACAACTTCTGCAGTGGAAGTGCCTTTGTCCCAAAACAGGGAGGtgttgaagaagatgatggtTGGATCATCTCTTTTGTTCACAATGAAGATACCAACATATCTCAA GTTCATATAATTGATGCAAGAAAGTTTGACAGCAAGCCAGTTGCAAAAATTACACTGCCTCAAAGGGTGCCATATGGCTTTCATGGAACCTTCATACCAATGCCCAGACAAGCTTAG